The following are from one region of the Mauremys reevesii isolate NIE-2019 linkage group 2, ASM1616193v1, whole genome shotgun sequence genome:
- the LOC120396357 gene encoding actin filament-associated protein 1-like 2 isoform X4 — protein sequence MEKQKDLDKLLLDLESFLLILDRENLSYIAQAKKKSIAELLSRFQSPPSEDAEYMIMRCISPSSGSSAFQTPPDLSPRQAISSPDTMGRGECDSPAANGQCSSGETNPLGILPHLPSLPAEDSYEEAEPISPEGHMSPAGGGDTDSSHYESYGEDEDCVKDRAHYIQWPPAAGTAEAPARPEAQLCGFLWRKRWLGQWAKQLFIVREHALLCYKCAKDLQPVLELDLRGCRVAYKAKRSKKMQHVLKITGAAAETLVMGFQSHQQAEDWRKVIEEVSSSPLSRPSAHSSPVLPSSEQGRNSHQVRGSQLGSDSDEENSQISPAAASCIPRKGGFLDVLLNSQWQKLWCRVEQGTLRMFRDPSCTESPEYAVPLAGSNMTPGADVGRRHHIHISQQGREVAVLQTHSDEERDIWLKILQVEKGAEPASVYETSVPEDGPSSVPVGGLLLRRFPTPNTYMDDPFGQLTPATHPSPVYSNADILHQLQQSLDRATQDQTQGVLCSLPDSAFSNPQSRAPEETAAPPASPGKSLNKQWVEVAPELKSRDFFQSQRTLMQPARKGAPDSLDFLIGFLPNTSAETHHLHQERPEASALCGHH from the exons ATGGAGAAGCAGAAAG ATCTAGACAAGCTCCTTTTGGACCTAGAGTCCTTCCTGCTGATCTTGGACCGGGAGAACctcagctacattgctcaggccaAGAAGAAATCCATCGCTGAGCTACTTTCCAGGTTCCAGAGCCCTCCAT CAGAGGACGCAGAGTACATGATCATGCGCTGCATCTCGCCCTCCTCTGGGAGCAGCGCCTTCCAAACGCCACCTGACCTGAGCCCACGCCAAG CAATCTCGTCTCCAGACACGATGGGAAGGGGAGAGTGTGACTCGCCTGCTGCCAATGGCCAGTGCTCCTCAGGCGAG ACAAACCCGTTGGGCATCCTGCCCCACCTCCCTAGCCTGCCAGCTGAGGACTCCTACgaggaggcagagcccatcaGCCCCGAGGGACATATGAGCCCAG cgggcgGCGGGGACACGGACAGCAGCCACTACGAGTCATACGGTGAGGACGAGGACTGCGTGAAGGACCGTGCGCACTACATCCAGTGGCCACCTGCCGCTGGCACCGCCGAGGCTCCTGCTCGCCCCGAGGCCCAGCTCTGTGGCTTCCTCTGGAGGAAACGCTGGCTCGGGCAGTGGGCCAAGCAGCTCTTCATTGTCCGGGAACACGCCCTGCTG TGCTACAAGTGTGCCAAGGacctgcagccagtgctggagcTGGACCTGCGCGGCTGCCGTGTTGCCTACAAGGCCAAGCGCAGCAAGAAGATGCAGCACGTGCTGAAGATCACGGGGGCGGCGGCAGAGACACTGGTGATGGGCTTCCAGAGCCACCAGCAGGCCGAGGACTGGAGGAAG GTGattgaggaggtgagcagctctCCTCTCAGCAGGCCTtctgcccacagctccccagtATTGCccagctcagagcagggcaggaacTCACACCAG GTGAGAGGTTCCCAGCTTGgctctgactcagatgaggagaACTCCCAGatcagcccagctgcagccagctgCATCCCAAGGAAGGGAG GTTTCCTGGACGTGCTGCTGAACAGCCAGTGGCAGAAGCTGTGGTGCAGGGTGGAGCAGGGCACCCTACGGATGTTCAGAGACCCCAGCTGCACTGAGAGCCCTGAGTACGCTGTGCCGCTGGCGGGCAGCAATATGACCCCAGGGGCCGACGTGGGCCGACGGCATCACATCCACATCAGCCAGCAAGGCAGAGAGGTCGCTGTCCTGCAG ACCCACTCGGACGAAGAGAGGGACATCTGGCTGAAGATCctgcaggtggagaagggagCGGAACCAGCCTCTGTGTATGAAACCTCAGTCCCTGAAGATGGACCCAGCTCTGTCCCTGTGGG gGGCCTGCTGTTGCGGAGATTCCCAACCCCCAACACCTACATGGACGACCCCTTTGGGCAGCTCACACCAGCgacacaccccagccctgtctACTCCAATGCGGATATACTGCACCAGCTG CAGCAGAGCTTGGACAGAGCCACTCAAGACCAGACACAGGGAGTTCTGTGTTCCCTTCCCGACAGTGCCTTCAGCAACCCCCAGAGCAGGGCTCCGGAGGAGACAG cTGCTCCTCCAGCCAGCCCGGGCAAGTCTCTGAACAAGCAGTGGGTAGAGGTGGCCCCGGAGCTGAAAAGCCGGGATTTTTTCCAGTCTCAGCGGACGCTGATGCAGCCCGCAAGAAAGGGCGCCCCGGACAGCTTGGATTTCTTAATTG
- the DMTN gene encoding dematin isoform X4 produces MERLQKQTLTSPGSVCSSRGSSVPGSPSSIVRSLSPKSISPPPSPEVIRDWMENKSLGSASQAASRRTSSTARSGVHHFHRPETNTMELNIYKKPPIYKQREPSTGAPQSKHMIEDQIIECSKFPAAQAPDPNQPAKIETDYWPCPPSLAVVEKEWRQRMASKKGMEEEEDLTEEMTNLHELQKQELSKVTSNLGKLILKEEMEKSLPIRRKTRSLPDRTPFHTSLHPGNSRSSTLPAYERSTLTRLQSAEFSPAGSEKGSPGLQNGQRGRMDRGNSLPSMLEQKIYPYEVLMVTNWGRVKLPPGVDRTRLERHLSPEDFLRVFKMSLEEFSKLALWKRNELKKKAFLF; encoded by the exons CGGTCCCTGTCCCCCAAAtccatctctcctcctccttctccagaa GTCATCCGGGACTGGATGGAAAACAAGTCCCTAGGAAGTGCCTCCCAGGCAGCTAGTCGCCGGACCAGCAGCACAGCCCGGAGCGGAGTGCACCACTTCCACCGACCTG agACCAACACCATGGAGCTGAACATATACAAGAAGCCGCCGATCTACAAGCAGAGAG AGCCCTCGACGGGAGCCCCACAGAGCAAGCACATGATAGAAGACCAGATCATTGAGTGCTCCAAGTTCCCAGCAGCCCAGGCCCCGGACCCCAACCAGCCAGCCAAGATCGAGACAGATTAttggccctgccctccctccctggcaGTTGTAG AGAAGGAGTGGAGGCAGCGGATGGCCTCCAAGAAAGGCATGGAAGAAGAGGAGGATCTCACGGAGGAAATGACTAACCTCCATGAGCTACAGAAACAGGAGCTGAGTAAG GTCACCTCAAACCTCGGGAAGCTGATCCTGAAGGAGGAGATGGAGAAATCTCTCCCCATCCGGAGGAAAACCCGCTCGCTCCCAGACCGAACGCCCTTCCACACCT CTCTGCACCCGGGGAATTCCAGATCCTCCACCCTTCCTGCCTATGAGAGAAGTACCCTCACCAGG CTGCAGTCAGCGGAGTTCAGCCCAGCCGGCAGCGAGAAGGGGAGCCCAG GCCTGCAG AATGGCCAGCGGGGGAGGATGGACAGAGGGAACTCCCTGCCCAGCATGCTGGAGCAGAAG ATTTACCCCTATGAGGTGCTGATGGTGACGAACTGGGGTCGTGTGAAACTGCCTCCGGGAGTGGACAGAACAAGGCTAGAG aggcACCTGTCCCCAGAAGATTTCCTGCGTGTCTtcaagatgtccctggaggagTTCAGCAAGCTGGCCCTGTGGAAGCGGAATGAGCTGAAGAAGAAAGCTTTCCTGTTCTGA
- the LOC120396357 gene encoding actin filament-associated protein 1-like isoform X3 gives MIMRCISPSSGSSAFQTPPDLSPRQAISSPDTMGRGECDSPAANGQCSSGETNPLGILPHLPSLPAEDSYEEAEPISPEGHMSPAGGGDTDSSHYESYGEDEDCVKDRAHYIQWPPAAGTAEAPARPEAQLCGFLWRKRWLGQWAKQLFIVREHALLCYKCAKDLQPVLELDLRGCRVAYKAKRSKKMQHVLKITGAAAETLVMGFQSHQQAEDWRKVIEEVSSSPLSRPSAHSSPVLPSSEQGRNSHQVRGSQLGSDSDEENSQISPAAASCIPRKGGFLDVLLNSQWQKLWCRVEQGTLRMFRDPSCTESPEYAVPLAGSNMTPGADVGRRHHIHISQQGREVAVLQTHSDEERDIWLKILQVEKGAEPASVYETSVPEDGPSSVPVGGLLLRRFPTPNTYMDDPFGQLTPATHPSPVYSNADILHQLQQSLDRATQDQTQGVLCSLPDSAFSNPQSRAPEETAAPPASPGKSLNKQWVEVAPELKSRDFFQSQRTLMQPARKGAPDSLDFLIGKRAFPKLEEKVGQLERACRVKTRLKAGSEMNLLAIGKSLKGHIATATSSAGSEGSFLTPLLKRTTSTKSALRRAPSVVIIEKGKVLQKRKEWEMKSAM, from the exons ATGATCATGCGCTGCATCTCGCCCTCCTCTGGGAGCAGCGCCTTCCAAACGCCACCTGACCTGAGCCCACGCCAAG CAATCTCGTCTCCAGACACGATGGGAAGGGGAGAGTGTGACTCGCCTGCTGCCAATGGCCAGTGCTCCTCAGGCGAG ACAAACCCGTTGGGCATCCTGCCCCACCTCCCTAGCCTGCCAGCTGAGGACTCCTACgaggaggcagagcccatcaGCCCCGAGGGACATATGAGCCCAG cgggcgGCGGGGACACGGACAGCAGCCACTACGAGTCATACGGTGAGGACGAGGACTGCGTGAAGGACCGTGCGCACTACATCCAGTGGCCACCTGCCGCTGGCACCGCCGAGGCTCCTGCTCGCCCCGAGGCCCAGCTCTGTGGCTTCCTCTGGAGGAAACGCTGGCTCGGGCAGTGGGCCAAGCAGCTCTTCATTGTCCGGGAACACGCCCTGCTG TGCTACAAGTGTGCCAAGGacctgcagccagtgctggagcTGGACCTGCGCGGCTGCCGTGTTGCCTACAAGGCCAAGCGCAGCAAGAAGATGCAGCACGTGCTGAAGATCACGGGGGCGGCGGCAGAGACACTGGTGATGGGCTTCCAGAGCCACCAGCAGGCCGAGGACTGGAGGAAG GTGattgaggaggtgagcagctctCCTCTCAGCAGGCCTtctgcccacagctccccagtATTGCccagctcagagcagggcaggaacTCACACCAG GTGAGAGGTTCCCAGCTTGgctctgactcagatgaggagaACTCCCAGatcagcccagctgcagccagctgCATCCCAAGGAAGGGAG GTTTCCTGGACGTGCTGCTGAACAGCCAGTGGCAGAAGCTGTGGTGCAGGGTGGAGCAGGGCACCCTACGGATGTTCAGAGACCCCAGCTGCACTGAGAGCCCTGAGTACGCTGTGCCGCTGGCGGGCAGCAATATGACCCCAGGGGCCGACGTGGGCCGACGGCATCACATCCACATCAGCCAGCAAGGCAGAGAGGTCGCTGTCCTGCAG ACCCACTCGGACGAAGAGAGGGACATCTGGCTGAAGATCctgcaggtggagaagggagCGGAACCAGCCTCTGTGTATGAAACCTCAGTCCCTGAAGATGGACCCAGCTCTGTCCCTGTGGG gGGCCTGCTGTTGCGGAGATTCCCAACCCCCAACACCTACATGGACGACCCCTTTGGGCAGCTCACACCAGCgacacaccccagccctgtctACTCCAATGCGGATATACTGCACCAGCTG CAGCAGAGCTTGGACAGAGCCACTCAAGACCAGACACAGGGAGTTCTGTGTTCCCTTCCCGACAGTGCCTTCAGCAACCCCCAGAGCAGGGCTCCGGAGGAGACAG cTGCTCCTCCAGCCAGCCCGGGCAAGTCTCTGAACAAGCAGTGGGTAGAGGTGGCCCCGGAGCTGAAAAGCCGGGATTTTTTCCAGTCTCAGCGGACGCTGATGCAGCCCGCAAGAAAGGGCGCCCCGGACAGCTTGGATTTCTTAATTG GTAAGAGGGCTTTCCCCAAGCTGGAGGAGAAGGTAGGGCAGCTGGAAAGGGCGTGCCGGGTGAAAACCAGGCTGAAGGCTGGCTCGGAGATGAACCTGCTAGCCATCGGCAAGTCTCTGAAGGGCCACATAGCCACCGCCACCAGCTCAGCAGGCTCCGAG
- the LOC120396357 gene encoding actin filament-associated protein 1-like 2 isoform X2, with translation MEKQKDLDKLLLDLESFLLILDRENLSYIAQAKKKSIAELLSRFQSPPSEDAEYMIMRCISPSSGSSAFQTPPDLSPRQAISSPDTMGRGECDSPAANGQCSSGETNPLGILPHLPSLPAEDSYEEAEPISPEGHMSPAGGGDTDSSHYESYGEDEDCVKDRAHYIQWPPAAGTAEAPARPEAQLCGFLWRKRWLGQWAKQLFIVREHALLCYKCAKDLQPVLELDLRGCRVAYKAKRSKKMQHVLKITGAAAETLVMGFQSHQQAEDWRKVIEEVSSSPLSRPSAHSSPVLPSSEQGRNSHQVRGSQLGSDSDEENSQISPAAASCIPRKGGFLDVLLNSQWQKLWCRVEQGTLRMFRDPSCTESPEYAVPLAGSNMTPGADVGRRHHIHISQQGREVAVLQTHSDEERDIWLKILQVEKGAEPASVYETSVPEDGPSSVPVGGLLLRRFPTPNTYMDDPFGQLTPATHPSPVYSNADILHQLQSLDRATQDQTQGVLCSLPDSAFSNPQSRAPEETAAPPASPGKSLNKQWVEVAPELKSRDFFQSQRTLMQPARKGAPDSLDFLIGKRAFPKLEEKVGQLERACRVKTRLKAGSEMNLLAIGKSLKGHIATATSSAGSEGSFLTPLLKRTTSTKSALRRAPSVVIIEKGKVLQKRKEWEMKSAM, from the exons ATGGAGAAGCAGAAAG ATCTAGACAAGCTCCTTTTGGACCTAGAGTCCTTCCTGCTGATCTTGGACCGGGAGAACctcagctacattgctcaggccaAGAAGAAATCCATCGCTGAGCTACTTTCCAGGTTCCAGAGCCCTCCAT CAGAGGACGCAGAGTACATGATCATGCGCTGCATCTCGCCCTCCTCTGGGAGCAGCGCCTTCCAAACGCCACCTGACCTGAGCCCACGCCAAG CAATCTCGTCTCCAGACACGATGGGAAGGGGAGAGTGTGACTCGCCTGCTGCCAATGGCCAGTGCTCCTCAGGCGAG ACAAACCCGTTGGGCATCCTGCCCCACCTCCCTAGCCTGCCAGCTGAGGACTCCTACgaggaggcagagcccatcaGCCCCGAGGGACATATGAGCCCAG cgggcgGCGGGGACACGGACAGCAGCCACTACGAGTCATACGGTGAGGACGAGGACTGCGTGAAGGACCGTGCGCACTACATCCAGTGGCCACCTGCCGCTGGCACCGCCGAGGCTCCTGCTCGCCCCGAGGCCCAGCTCTGTGGCTTCCTCTGGAGGAAACGCTGGCTCGGGCAGTGGGCCAAGCAGCTCTTCATTGTCCGGGAACACGCCCTGCTG TGCTACAAGTGTGCCAAGGacctgcagccagtgctggagcTGGACCTGCGCGGCTGCCGTGTTGCCTACAAGGCCAAGCGCAGCAAGAAGATGCAGCACGTGCTGAAGATCACGGGGGCGGCGGCAGAGACACTGGTGATGGGCTTCCAGAGCCACCAGCAGGCCGAGGACTGGAGGAAG GTGattgaggaggtgagcagctctCCTCTCAGCAGGCCTtctgcccacagctccccagtATTGCccagctcagagcagggcaggaacTCACACCAG GTGAGAGGTTCCCAGCTTGgctctgactcagatgaggagaACTCCCAGatcagcccagctgcagccagctgCATCCCAAGGAAGGGAG GTTTCCTGGACGTGCTGCTGAACAGCCAGTGGCAGAAGCTGTGGTGCAGGGTGGAGCAGGGCACCCTACGGATGTTCAGAGACCCCAGCTGCACTGAGAGCCCTGAGTACGCTGTGCCGCTGGCGGGCAGCAATATGACCCCAGGGGCCGACGTGGGCCGACGGCATCACATCCACATCAGCCAGCAAGGCAGAGAGGTCGCTGTCCTGCAG ACCCACTCGGACGAAGAGAGGGACATCTGGCTGAAGATCctgcaggtggagaagggagCGGAACCAGCCTCTGTGTATGAAACCTCAGTCCCTGAAGATGGACCCAGCTCTGTCCCTGTGGG gGGCCTGCTGTTGCGGAGATTCCCAACCCCCAACACCTACATGGACGACCCCTTTGGGCAGCTCACACCAGCgacacaccccagccctgtctACTCCAATGCGGATATACTGCACCAGCTG CAGAGCTTGGACAGAGCCACTCAAGACCAGACACAGGGAGTTCTGTGTTCCCTTCCCGACAGTGCCTTCAGCAACCCCCAGAGCAGGGCTCCGGAGGAGACAG cTGCTCCTCCAGCCAGCCCGGGCAAGTCTCTGAACAAGCAGTGGGTAGAGGTGGCCCCGGAGCTGAAAAGCCGGGATTTTTTCCAGTCTCAGCGGACGCTGATGCAGCCCGCAAGAAAGGGCGCCCCGGACAGCTTGGATTTCTTAATTG GTAAGAGGGCTTTCCCCAAGCTGGAGGAGAAGGTAGGGCAGCTGGAAAGGGCGTGCCGGGTGAAAACCAGGCTGAAGGCTGGCTCGGAGATGAACCTGCTAGCCATCGGCAAGTCTCTGAAGGGCCACATAGCCACCGCCACCAGCTCAGCAGGCTCCGAG
- the LOC120396357 gene encoding actin filament-associated protein 1-like 2 isoform X1: protein MEKQKDLDKLLLDLESFLLILDRENLSYIAQAKKKSIAELLSRFQSPPSEDAEYMIMRCISPSSGSSAFQTPPDLSPRQAISSPDTMGRGECDSPAANGQCSSGETNPLGILPHLPSLPAEDSYEEAEPISPEGHMSPAGGGDTDSSHYESYGEDEDCVKDRAHYIQWPPAAGTAEAPARPEAQLCGFLWRKRWLGQWAKQLFIVREHALLCYKCAKDLQPVLELDLRGCRVAYKAKRSKKMQHVLKITGAAAETLVMGFQSHQQAEDWRKVIEEVSSSPLSRPSAHSSPVLPSSEQGRNSHQVRGSQLGSDSDEENSQISPAAASCIPRKGGFLDVLLNSQWQKLWCRVEQGTLRMFRDPSCTESPEYAVPLAGSNMTPGADVGRRHHIHISQQGREVAVLQTHSDEERDIWLKILQVEKGAEPASVYETSVPEDGPSSVPVGGLLLRRFPTPNTYMDDPFGQLTPATHPSPVYSNADILHQLQQSLDRATQDQTQGVLCSLPDSAFSNPQSRAPEETAAPPASPGKSLNKQWVEVAPELKSRDFFQSQRTLMQPARKGAPDSLDFLIGKRAFPKLEEKVGQLERACRVKTRLKAGSEMNLLAIGKSLKGHIATATSSAGSEGSFLTPLLKRTTSTKSALRRAPSVVIIEKGKVLQKRKEWEMKSAM from the exons ATGGAGAAGCAGAAAG ATCTAGACAAGCTCCTTTTGGACCTAGAGTCCTTCCTGCTGATCTTGGACCGGGAGAACctcagctacattgctcaggccaAGAAGAAATCCATCGCTGAGCTACTTTCCAGGTTCCAGAGCCCTCCAT CAGAGGACGCAGAGTACATGATCATGCGCTGCATCTCGCCCTCCTCTGGGAGCAGCGCCTTCCAAACGCCACCTGACCTGAGCCCACGCCAAG CAATCTCGTCTCCAGACACGATGGGAAGGGGAGAGTGTGACTCGCCTGCTGCCAATGGCCAGTGCTCCTCAGGCGAG ACAAACCCGTTGGGCATCCTGCCCCACCTCCCTAGCCTGCCAGCTGAGGACTCCTACgaggaggcagagcccatcaGCCCCGAGGGACATATGAGCCCAG cgggcgGCGGGGACACGGACAGCAGCCACTACGAGTCATACGGTGAGGACGAGGACTGCGTGAAGGACCGTGCGCACTACATCCAGTGGCCACCTGCCGCTGGCACCGCCGAGGCTCCTGCTCGCCCCGAGGCCCAGCTCTGTGGCTTCCTCTGGAGGAAACGCTGGCTCGGGCAGTGGGCCAAGCAGCTCTTCATTGTCCGGGAACACGCCCTGCTG TGCTACAAGTGTGCCAAGGacctgcagccagtgctggagcTGGACCTGCGCGGCTGCCGTGTTGCCTACAAGGCCAAGCGCAGCAAGAAGATGCAGCACGTGCTGAAGATCACGGGGGCGGCGGCAGAGACACTGGTGATGGGCTTCCAGAGCCACCAGCAGGCCGAGGACTGGAGGAAG GTGattgaggaggtgagcagctctCCTCTCAGCAGGCCTtctgcccacagctccccagtATTGCccagctcagagcagggcaggaacTCACACCAG GTGAGAGGTTCCCAGCTTGgctctgactcagatgaggagaACTCCCAGatcagcccagctgcagccagctgCATCCCAAGGAAGGGAG GTTTCCTGGACGTGCTGCTGAACAGCCAGTGGCAGAAGCTGTGGTGCAGGGTGGAGCAGGGCACCCTACGGATGTTCAGAGACCCCAGCTGCACTGAGAGCCCTGAGTACGCTGTGCCGCTGGCGGGCAGCAATATGACCCCAGGGGCCGACGTGGGCCGACGGCATCACATCCACATCAGCCAGCAAGGCAGAGAGGTCGCTGTCCTGCAG ACCCACTCGGACGAAGAGAGGGACATCTGGCTGAAGATCctgcaggtggagaagggagCGGAACCAGCCTCTGTGTATGAAACCTCAGTCCCTGAAGATGGACCCAGCTCTGTCCCTGTGGG gGGCCTGCTGTTGCGGAGATTCCCAACCCCCAACACCTACATGGACGACCCCTTTGGGCAGCTCACACCAGCgacacaccccagccctgtctACTCCAATGCGGATATACTGCACCAGCTG CAGCAGAGCTTGGACAGAGCCACTCAAGACCAGACACAGGGAGTTCTGTGTTCCCTTCCCGACAGTGCCTTCAGCAACCCCCAGAGCAGGGCTCCGGAGGAGACAG cTGCTCCTCCAGCCAGCCCGGGCAAGTCTCTGAACAAGCAGTGGGTAGAGGTGGCCCCGGAGCTGAAAAGCCGGGATTTTTTCCAGTCTCAGCGGACGCTGATGCAGCCCGCAAGAAAGGGCGCCCCGGACAGCTTGGATTTCTTAATTG GTAAGAGGGCTTTCCCCAAGCTGGAGGAGAAGGTAGGGCAGCTGGAAAGGGCGTGCCGGGTGAAAACCAGGCTGAAGGCTGGCTCGGAGATGAACCTGCTAGCCATCGGCAAGTCTCTGAAGGGCCACATAGCCACCGCCACCAGCTCAGCAGGCTCCGAG
- the DMTN gene encoding dematin isoform X3 has protein sequence MERLQKQTLTSPGSVCSSRGSSVPGSPSSIVARMDNEVLGYKDLAAIPKDKAILDIERPDLMIYEPHFTYSLMEHVELPRSRERSLSPKSISPPPSPEVIRDWMENKSLGSASQAASRRTSSTARSGVHHFHRPETNTMELNIYKKPPIYKQREPSTGAPQSKHMIEDQIIECSKFPAAQAPDPNQPAKIETDYWPCPPSLAVVEKEWRQRMASKKGMEEEEDLTEEMTNLHELQKQELSKVTSNLGKLILKEEMEKSLPIRRKTRSLPDRTPFHTSLHPGNSRSSTLPAYERSTLTRLQSAEFSPAGSEKGSPGLQNGQRGRMDRGNSLPSMLEQKIYPYEVLMVTNWGRVKLPPGVDRTRLERHLSPEDFLRVFKMSLEEFSKLALWKRNELKKKAFLF, from the exons GACAATGAGGTTCTGGGCTACAAGGACCTGGCGGCCATTCCCAAGGACAAGGCAATCCTGGACATCGAGCGCCCTGACTTAATGATCTATGAGCCCCATTTCACCTACTCCCTCATGGAGCACGTGGAGTTGCCAAGGAGCCGAGAG CGGTCCCTGTCCCCCAAAtccatctctcctcctccttctccagaa GTCATCCGGGACTGGATGGAAAACAAGTCCCTAGGAAGTGCCTCCCAGGCAGCTAGTCGCCGGACCAGCAGCACAGCCCGGAGCGGAGTGCACCACTTCCACCGACCTG agACCAACACCATGGAGCTGAACATATACAAGAAGCCGCCGATCTACAAGCAGAGAG AGCCCTCGACGGGAGCCCCACAGAGCAAGCACATGATAGAAGACCAGATCATTGAGTGCTCCAAGTTCCCAGCAGCCCAGGCCCCGGACCCCAACCAGCCAGCCAAGATCGAGACAGATTAttggccctgccctccctccctggcaGTTGTAG AGAAGGAGTGGAGGCAGCGGATGGCCTCCAAGAAAGGCATGGAAGAAGAGGAGGATCTCACGGAGGAAATGACTAACCTCCATGAGCTACAGAAACAGGAGCTGAGTAAG GTCACCTCAAACCTCGGGAAGCTGATCCTGAAGGAGGAGATGGAGAAATCTCTCCCCATCCGGAGGAAAACCCGCTCGCTCCCAGACCGAACGCCCTTCCACACCT CTCTGCACCCGGGGAATTCCAGATCCTCCACCCTTCCTGCCTATGAGAGAAGTACCCTCACCAGG CTGCAGTCAGCGGAGTTCAGCCCAGCCGGCAGCGAGAAGGGGAGCCCAG GCCTGCAG AATGGCCAGCGGGGGAGGATGGACAGAGGGAACTCCCTGCCCAGCATGCTGGAGCAGAAG ATTTACCCCTATGAGGTGCTGATGGTGACGAACTGGGGTCGTGTGAAACTGCCTCCGGGAGTGGACAGAACAAGGCTAGAG aggcACCTGTCCCCAGAAGATTTCCTGCGTGTCTtcaagatgtccctggaggagTTCAGCAAGCTGGCCCTGTGGAAGCGGAATGAGCTGAAGAAGAAAGCTTTCCTGTTCTGA